The DNA window CCGTCAGGTGCCCGCCGTTCGATACCAACGCGGTACCGTTTGACAACGCCGCCATCGCCGTGGTTCGACGGCTGCTAACACCATCTGGGAAAGGCAGCACCATCACTTCGCAAGCGCGGATGTGCGCTGCGACGGATTGCGGTTCGAGTTCCCCGGCCGCCACCACGCGAGTTCTCCAATCCGGCATCGCCGCGACAAATCGATCGAGAAACGCCTGCGAGCCCCTGCCGAACAGCAGGACGGAGAGCGAAGGGTCCCCTCGCAGCAGCCGTGCAAGCACAGGTTCCAGAATGTCGGTGATCGGTTTGCCGAAGGTTCCGAAATGTCCGACCAGCCGACCAGTGCCGGAGGGCAGAACTCGGGCTCGAATGGCTTCGACCTCGGCGTCGTTGAACAGCGCGGGCACGTTCGATGGCACCGGGAGCCATTCGGCCGACTTGTCACGGAGCCCGCAGTGCCGAAGGATCGCGGTCCATCCAGGGACTGTGACAAAAACGCGTTGGGCCGCTGCCAAAACCAGCCGCGCCATAGCGCGATGTGCCGTGGCCAGCGCGATATGTTTCGGTCGCCAGCCGAATGGAAACGCGACCTCGTGGAACATTAACCAGACGGCGTGGCGCCGAGCCCGGGCTGCGATCCACACCGCGAACGGCAGGTTCATCGCTTTCATTCCGAATGCGTGGGGGACGTACTGGATAAGCATTCGGTCCGGCGGATCGAGTGCCAGCGCCCGGTCAAGCAAAGCGAGTCCACGAGGGCCAAAGTGGTCGCACAGTCGAACGACGCACACGCCTCGGCACTCAGCGATACCAGTGGCGTATACCGGAGCGTACACGCGCACGTCGTCGCCGGCTGCGGCCAACCCCGCGGCGAGTTGTGAGGTGTAGTCGGCGACCCCACCGGACTGCGGTGGGAACTCGCCGGTCAGTATGGCCCAGCGGGTCGGCTCGTTCACCGGCGCTCCCGCGTATCAATAGCGAGCCGTGCGGAGAAAGCGGCCGCGCCGGCAGCGTTCAGGTGCAGGTGATCCGCGAACCCATCATCACCGATCCAATCGGCCGCCTGCACGTAGCGACCGCCGGCGGCGCTAACCAGTTCCACGATGTGGGCTCGGTATGCGGCCCAGGCGGGCGTGTTGTATAATCGGCGTCGGTGCTGTTCCGTAACCGGCATTTCGATCACCCAAACAGGCGCGCTGCGATCGCGCGCCATCGCAAGCAAGGCCGCGACTGACGGCGCCAGCGGGGCTCGCGCCTCGGTAGCACGAGCGCAATGCAGCGCGAATACCCCGCGGTCAGCTTCGAGCAGCGAGAAGTCCTCGACGCGACCGAACAGGTTCGATTCCTTCTTCGGCAGGCCGATCTCGCCCAGCGACCGGCGTACAAGCTCGACCTTTGCCCAAATCGCGGACCGCTCGACGAGCACAGGGATCTGGGCCACCGCGCGGAACGCCGCCTGTCTCGTGGGGTCATTCGGGAAGTAGAACTCGGCCGCTGTCTCGGTTTCGACGTAATAACCCATTGCGCGGTTTCCGAACAGAAAGCTCCAACCGCTGTCCGGGGGATCAGTGAGTTGAGTGTCGAGGAACCCATAGTAAAGGGCGCCGCCGCGGTGCCGGTCCTGCTGCCGGTAAATCAGGTAATGCTCGATCGGTTTGGTCGCCCCGAGGCCTAAATTAAGTGGTCGTGACCCAGGTTGAGCGGCCGCGAACGCCATTTCATCCAACCCTGCGGCCATCGTCGAGTTCCCGAGAAACAAGTCGGTCGCCGGTTTGGAACGCTCGGAGCGGTCGAGTAATTGACGTGGGACCGACTTTCGCGCCAAACGCGCCACCCCGATGTTCAAAGCAATCAGAGCGCAGGTTGCGAGTGCAAGCTGAAGGGCGAGGGGACGAAACGTCATGAATCTGCCTAGAAGTCGATGTAGATGAACTTCGAGGACTGCCCGCAAAACGCGATGATGGCACACGCGAGCAGTCCCCACCATACACCCCAGAGCGGTGACCGGAGGCCTACCGGCAGCCCCTTAGGGCGTTCGTCATCCTCACCGCCTAGGTACTCAAGCAAACGTTTCAGCCACAGAACTGAGTTCATCCGACAACCACCCGGTGGAAGAAGAACATTGCCGTTTCTAGGTCCATCGCGAAGAACGCCCAGCCCGCGTTTACCGCGATGTAGGTGAGTAGCCAACCTCCAAGTTTTTCGGCTCGCGACTCAGGTCGCGGGTCGGTCGTCCCGCCGCGCCGGGACCATAGCCGATGAATCACCAACAGCAGGCCGTGCCATGCGCCCCAAACGACAAAGTTGAGCCCGGCTCCGTGCCAGATGCCGCTCACGAGCATCACCACCATCACGTTGCGGCATGTGAATACAGTCGACCCGCGTGATCCGCCGAGCGGAATGAACAGATAGTCGAGCAGCCACTTGTACAGCGACATGTGCCAGTGCCGCCAGAACTCCGCGATGTTGGTGCGGAAGTATGGCCAGTCGAAGTTCTCGGGGATCTTCACTCCGAACAGCCGGCCAGAGCCGATGGCGATGTCCGAGTACGCTGAGAAGTCGAAGTAGATCTTCCACCCGTAGGCGAACAGCCATACCGGTAGTACCCATCGTTCGGCCTGTGCGATGTCGGCTCGGTTCAAGTGGTCCGTGACGCTGGTTAGTAGGTCTGCGACCGCAAACTTCTTTACTAGCCCTGTGAGGATGCGAGTTATCCCGCGGTTCCAGTCGGTCGCCCACTCGGCGGACGGGTTCCGCAGGCACGGTGCGAAGTCTTGGAACCGCTTGATCGGCCCAGCCACCATTGTCGGGAAGAAGAATATGAACGCGAGGTACTCGGCGAACGTCCCCGGCTCCACTTTCCCGCGATATCGGTCGGACGCGTAATGGATAAACTCAAATGTGAAGAATGACACGCCAAGGGGAAGGAATGCTTCTTCCCACCGTACCGGGTTTGTACCAAGTGGGCCGGTCACTAACCCGGTTACAAAGTTCCAGTACTTAAACACCCCAAGCACCGCGACACTGATCAGAATTCCGAACAGACACGCCCGCGATCGCGGCCCGTACAGCGATCGGAACGTCGCTTCCCAGAGAAAGATCAGAATGCACGCGGCTCCCCACCAACCGCCGAACTGCACTGCGGAGAAGTAGACAAAGAATGCTACGCCGGTGAGGGAACACACCCATGGCCGCCCCCGTGCCGGGGCCAGCCGGAAGAGCGCAGCGCCCGGCACAAGGAACAAGAAGTAGTAGACGAATGTGTTGAAGATCATCGTGCCGCGCTACACTCCGGCCGTCCGGTGCAACGCCGTCAGGAAAAACCGGGCGGAGAACTTTTCCGCAGGTGCGGAACCGAGCGGTATCGCCTCCTTATCCCCTTCGGAGTGAACGAACCGCTTGAACTCGCTTTCCGGGAACCGGCCCAAAACCTCCTCAACTGATCCCCCCGCAGCTTCCAATCCGCACCCCACATGGACCTCCACGAACCAATCTGGAGCGGCGGCAAACGTTGCGAACGCGGCGGCTAGCGCTCGGCACTCATACCCCTCGACGTCCACGAATACCACGTCCGGTGCGCCGTACTCGGCGGTGAGAGTATCTAAGGTAACCGCGGGGACGTCGATTACGCCGCCGTAGTCACTGACCTCGGCTGCGGCACCGTTCAGCCCGCCGCTGAACGCGAGCACCCCGACGCGGTCAGATACAGCCGCCTGAAGTGGCACCACCCAGGGCATCGCGTTCAATTCAACGTTGCGCCTGCACATCGCGAAGTTATGTGGGTTTGGTTCGACGATTATCACCTGCCCGGACGAGCCAACTCGGCGGCCCAGCATCAGCCCGACTACCCCTTGGTGAGCACCGACATCGAACACACGTGCCTTGGCCCCAAGCCGCCCGCGCCCAAGCACGGCCAGTTCCGGGAGCGGCTCCCAGTCATGGTCGTACCAGCCGTCGGCCAAGCCGTCGGCCAACTCGACCTTCAGGATCGCGTCGCCGTACCGGTGCTGGACCACGCGCCGCGGGTATGCGGCCACCTGGCGATCGAGCTTGCGCTTCTGGAGGAACCGGCGTAGCGGCCCCGGGACGACGGCACGGGCGACCCTTTTGAACATTACTTCGCTCCCGTCGCGGCTAGACGTCCGGCGTGTGACACCGCGTGGAACACGTCGATCAGTTGTGCGAGATGTGCTTCTGGAGTGAACCTCGCCGCCATCTCCCGCGCCCCGACTCGCAACCGCTGCAAGTGCTTTTCTGATGACAGTGCCCGGACCAACGCCGCGGCCAATTCCTTTGGGTCCGGCCTTTCGCCGGGCGCGGATTCGCCCGATACCCCAGGCGAGAGCCAGTCCGGAATGCCGCCAGTAGCGTACCCAACGGCGGGTAGGCCCACGCACCCAGCTTCGACACCCACCAGTCCGAACGGTTCGGGCCATACGCTCGGCACCAAGAGCACGTCGGCCCCTCGCATTTCCCCTGTCCGACGGGCCGAATCGACCCACCCCAAGAATTCGACCGGTACGCCATGACGCTTCGCTTCGGATTCGGCCGCGCCGCGATCCGGACCATCGCCGGCGACGACCAGAGTGAGCGGACGGCCGATTCTGGCAGACGCAATAGGCACCGCTTCGATTAAGTGCCGAAGCCCCTTCTGCACGGTGACCCGGCCGACGAATAGGACCCGGTCCGAGCGCTGCCGCGATTCGGGCGGTTTGGGGTCGGGTACAGCGTCGGGCGGGAACAGAGGTACCAACCGGAGCCGGTCTTCGGGCGCCCCGTGCCGCCGGAACTCTGCGGCCATGTGCGCGCTCGCGACCAGCACTGCCCGGTAGCGCCCTAGGTTCGACCTGCTTCGGCGCTGGGACCGGTACAAGCTCAGCATCGTGACCGGGTTCCGGCCACCGCACCCGCGTGGTAAGTACGCCGCCAGGCACCCCGGCCCTAGGACCCGCGCGCACGGCGCGAACTCGGGCCGCGTCTGGCATTTGGTCCCGCTCACGCAGGTACCCTGATAATTGTGCGCGTACAACACAGTTGGAAATCGGTCCGCGAGCGCCGCTTCAAGGTTCGGGTCACCTAGCCCGTGCGCGTACACCACGTCCGGCACCCATCGCTCCACTTCTGCGATCGCCCCGGCTCCAGCGAGCCATACCGGCACCCCGGGGACGCCCGAGACCACGCCTCCGGACGGTTCGCCGTGTTCGGCCAGGACCGCGAGGTCGAACCCGTAGTCCCGGAGCCGCGGGAGCACCGCACGGAGATACGTTTCGACACCGCCAACAATGCTGAGATGCCGTGTCGCGATGAGAACGCGCATCACGCCCCCGCGCCTGCGTGCGCTGGCTGCGCGGTACCCGCCCCGGTCTCCTGACGTGCCGAGCGACGGAACCACCGGCGGCACGGGCGCTCCACCAGGTAGTAGGTGGCCAAACAGCAGGCTACGATCAGCGCAAGGTAAACTGCTAGCACCCCGACGCGCGTGACGACGCCAGCATCGGCGAACCGCGCGGATGGAAGCAACTTGTACGCCACTTTTTGGGCCAGCGTGTGCGTCATATAGAGCGCGTACGAGACCTCACCGACAAACGCTACAGTGGTGGCGGTCCAGAGTGGATGGCACCCAGCCCCAGCCCGGGCCAGAACCGCGATCAGCAGCAACGGCAGACACATCAGTAGCCCAACTACCACTGACGCGTCGGGCACGAAGCAACACGCTGCCATCACCGCCACCAGCGCCAACGACGCCCATTGGGCCGCCGGACCGGTCACCGGTTCACCGTTGCGGACCGACCAGCACAGCACCACCCCCGCCAGAAACGTCGGGACGACCAGCACCAACTCGTAGAACGGCCACGGCCGCCAGAAAAGGCCTATCCCGACCGACCCGGCGGCACCGAACACGGCGAGGGCCATCGCGGGAAGACGGGCTGTCAGCCCTAGCCGAGTCCCCAGCGACACGGCAAACGGGAACAGTAGGTACGCGAACCACTCTGAACTGATCGACCACGATGGGTAGTTCCAGTTTAGCGAGAAGTGCGGCACCCAAGTATGCACCACGAGCAGGTTCAGGGCGAAGTCGCGACTCGTATAGCCGGCGTCCGTGAGCCGGAACCCGGCCCGTTCGCTCACGTACACCATCGCCCCCACCGCGAGCAGTGTCACCAGGTGAACTGGGTAGATGCGGGCTAGGCGGCGCAACAGGAAAACGAACACGCGGTGGGCCGACAGAGTGGCGAGATTGTCGGTGTAGGTGTGCGCGAGAACGAACCCGCTGAGCATGAAGAACGCTGGGACCGCCATATGGCCACACCGGGCCAGCGGCGAGAAAGCATCCGCGCCCGGGAATAGCACAAGGACGTCGTTCCAGAAGTGGTACACCACCACCCACGACGCGAGGACGCCGCGAAGGGCGGTCAGCGAGACGATTTCGGCGGTCGGACGGAGCGCGTGGGCGGGCATTATTGTTGCGCCGGTCAGCGTGCGGTGTAGGCTTCAAGGCACCGCGCCACCGTGCCGGACCAGGTGAACCGGTCCAGCACACGACGGCGACCGGCCTCACCCATCGTTGTCACTGCGGTCGGGTTGTCGCGCAGGAGTTCGAGACGCGCGCGAAGTGCCGCCGGGTCGTTCGGGGGCACTACGAACCCGGTCTCGCCGTCTGCGACCACTTCCGGCAGGCTCGCGACGTTCGTCACGATCGCCGGCGTCCCGCAAGCCATCCCTTCCAGTGGTGTCTGGCCGAGCAGTTCAGGCACCTTCGACTCATTGCCATAGCAGTCTCGATAGACGCTTGGAAGTACCACACACACAGCTCGCTGGTACGCCGTCACGATATCGCCATCCGTACAGTCGTGTCGGAACAACACGCGCTTTCTGGCTGCCAGTCGTTTCAGATCCCTCTGATATGTGGCATTGTAGGGTCGACCAATGAGCTCCAAAGTCATCCCTTTAGGAAGGGCATCGATCAGGTCGTTCACGCCCTTATGCGGCATAAGTCGCCCAACGAAGACAACGAGCGGCTCTTTCGGGATGACTGGGTTTGGTGAGAACATCGCGGTGTCTACACCGCCGTAGATTACCCCAGCGCCGGGTCGAGTCTCATGCGCGGCAGTCCTTAGACTGTATTGACTAATGTGCAGGTGTCCGTGAAACCATTGGTCTGTCTTCAAATAGGATGAGAATCCCCACCCGCCTCCGCCGAGGTCCGAGGCAAACACCCCTCGCCCAGAAATGCGGGCCAACATTGCGGCGAGTTCCGCCGCGAGCGTGTGGGGCTGGTGGCAATGTACCACATCGGCCTCCGCGACGGCGCGGACGATGCCGCAATGGAACCGATTGAAACGTTGCCCGCGCGCTCGCCAAGCCGGGCCAAGTACCTGAACCGTTAGGCCATCGCCCGTCGTGAAGCGCGAAGGCTGATCGCCGAAGCTGATTAGCGTCGTGTCGGCCACCCGGGCCATGTGACGCGCCAGCTCAAACGAATACCGCTCCGCCCCGCCGTACGCTCCGGCATGGCCAAAGAGCGCGGGGGTGATGTGCAGGACCGTACGCCTCACCCAAACATCCTTCCGATCCGCCTGCGCACGCGTGAACCCAGCGAGTTGAGACGATGACATCCGCGGTCAAAACGCAATCGAGCAGCA is part of the Humisphaera borealis genome and encodes:
- a CDS encoding glycosyltransferase → MNEPTRWAILTGEFPPQSGGVADYTSQLAAGLAAAGDDVRVYAPVYATGIAECRGVCVVRLCDHFGPRGLALLDRALALDPPDRMLIQYVPHAFGMKAMNLPFAVWIAARARRHAVWLMFHEVAFPFGWRPKHIALATAHRAMARLVLAAAQRVFVTVPGWTAILRHCGLRDKSAEWLPVPSNVPALFNDAEVEAIRARVLPSGTGRLVGHFGTFGKPITDILEPVLARLLRGDPSLSVLLFGRGSQAFLDRFVAAMPDWRTRVVAAGELEPQSVAAHIRACEVMVLPFPDGVSSRRTTAMAALSNGTALVSNGGHLTEPFWAMCGCIAMAPKPDPDGIAAATSAVLALPSADRRSLGARAADLYRSQFSVERVIERLRNPSPATGKTRRLGYA
- a CDS encoding MBOAT family O-acyltransferase is translated as MLGVFKYWNFVTGLVTGPLGTNPVRWEEAFLPLGVSFFTFEFIHYASDRYRGKVEPGTFAEYLAFIFFFPTMVAGPIKRFQDFAPCLRNPSAEWATDWNRGITRILTGLVKKFAVADLLTSVTDHLNRADIAQAERWVLPVWLFAYGWKIYFDFSAYSDIAIGSGRLFGVKIPENFDWPYFRTNIAEFWRHWHMSLYKWLLDYLFIPLGGSRGSTVFTCRNVMVVMLVSGIWHGAGLNFVVWGAWHGLLLVIHRLWSRRGGTTDPRPESRAEKLGGWLLTYIAVNAGWAFFAMDLETAMFFFHRVVVG
- a CDS encoding FkbM family methyltransferase → MFKRVARAVVPGPLRRFLQKRKLDRQVAAYPRRVVQHRYGDAILKVELADGLADGWYDHDWEPLPELAVLGRGRLGAKARVFDVGAHQGVVGLMLGRRVGSSGQVIIVEPNPHNFAMCRRNVELNAMPWVVPLQAAVSDRVGVLAFSGGLNGAAAEVSDYGGVIDVPAVTLDTLTAEYGAPDVVFVDVEGYECRALAAAFATFAAAPDWFVEVHVGCGLEAAGGSVEEVLGRFPESEFKRFVHSEGDKEAIPLGSAPAEKFSARFFLTALHRTAGV
- a CDS encoding glycosyltransferase family 4 protein; the protein is MRVLIATRHLSIVGGVETYLRAVLPRLRDYGFDLAVLAEHGEPSGGVVSGVPGVPVWLAGAGAIAEVERWVPDVVYAHGLGDPNLEAALADRFPTVLYAHNYQGTCVSGTKCQTRPEFAPCARVLGPGCLAAYLPRGCGGRNPVTMLSLYRSQRRSRSNLGRYRAVLVASAHMAAEFRRHGAPEDRLRLVPLFPPDAVPDPKPPESRQRSDRVLFVGRVTVQKGLRHLIEAVPIASARIGRPLTLVVAGDGPDRGAAESEAKRHGVPVEFLGWVDSARRTGEMRGADVLLVPSVWPEPFGLVGVEAGCVGLPAVGYATGGIPDWLSPGVSGESAPGERPDPKELAAALVRALSSEKHLQRLRVGAREMAARFTPEAHLAQLIDVFHAVSHAGRLAATGAK
- a CDS encoding acyltransferase family protein; protein product: MPAHALRPTAEIVSLTALRGVLASWVVVYHFWNDVLVLFPGADAFSPLARCGHMAVPAFFMLSGFVLAHTYTDNLATLSAHRVFVFLLRRLARIYPVHLVTLLAVGAMVYVSERAGFRLTDAGYTSRDFALNLLVVHTWVPHFSLNWNYPSWSISSEWFAYLLFPFAVSLGTRLGLTARLPAMALAVFGAAGSVGIGLFWRPWPFYELVLVVPTFLAGVVLCWSVRNGEPVTGPAAQWASLALVAVMAACCFVPDASVVVGLLMCLPLLLIAVLARAGAGCHPLWTATTVAFVGEVSYALYMTHTLAQKVAYKLLPSARFADAGVVTRVGVLAVYLALIVACCLATYYLVERPCRRWFRRSARQETGAGTAQPAHAGAGA
- a CDS encoding glycosyltransferase family 4 protein — encoded protein: MRRTVLHITPALFGHAGAYGGAERYSFELARHMARVADTTLISFGDQPSRFTTGDGLTVQVLGPAWRARGQRFNRFHCGIVRAVAEADVVHCHQPHTLAAELAAMLARISGRGVFASDLGGGGWGFSSYLKTDQWFHGHLHISQYSLRTAAHETRPGAGVIYGGVDTAMFSPNPVIPKEPLVVFVGRLMPHKGVNDLIDALPKGMTLELIGRPYNATYQRDLKRLAARKRVLFRHDCTDGDIVTAYQRAVCVVLPSVYRDCYGNESKVPELLGQTPLEGMACGTPAIVTNVASLPEVVADGETGFVVPPNDPAALRARLELLRDNPTAVTTMGEAGRRRVLDRFTWSGTVARCLEAYTAR